The following DNA comes from Nicotiana sylvestris chromosome 10, ASM39365v2, whole genome shotgun sequence.
AGATTTCTTAACTTCTGGGTACAACATGCATCATTTAAAGATTTGGTAAAGGAAAattggaaggctgactttgctgCTAATCCTTTTGTGACCTTTAATCATAAATTAAAGAAGCTTAAAAAAGCCTTGTCTACTTGTAGTAGAGCTACGTATGGAGACATTTTTCAGAAAATTGCTAGCCTAGAAAAAGTGGTCCTAGTTCATGAAAGACAATTTGAGCTTTCTCCTACTCAAATGAACAGACAAAGGTTGCATAAGGTTCAAGCTGAAATGATAAAATACTTGGAATTTGAAGAACAATTTTGGAGACAAAAGGCCGGAATGGCTTGGTTCAAGGATGGTGATCGAAACACAAGATTTTTTCATGCGCAAGTTAATGGAAGAAGGAAAAGATTAAAACTCACCAGAATTCAAGACAGCCTTGGAAATTGGGTGGAAGAGGAAGATTAGATTGCAGCAGAAGCAGTAAAATTCTACCAGGAGCAATTCAGGGAAGATACAATTCCAACAACTTTTCACATAATTGATCATATCCCATCCATGGTAACTATGGAACAAAATGAGAAGTTAAACAACAACCCCACTCGAGAGGAAATCAAGCATGTAGTTTTTGGGTTGAATGGAGATTCAGCAGGAGGGCCAGATGGTTTTACTGGACTTTTCTACCAATCTTGCTGGGAGATTATAGGTGAAGACATTGTGCAGATGGTATTATCCTTCTTCTGTGGACAACAACTTCCCAAAAGTGCAACCCACACAAATTTAGTCCTGTTACCAAAAAAGAAGTCATTACCTTTTCAGACTTACGCCCGATAAGTCTTAGCAATTTTGTCAACAAAATCTTTTCAAGAGTAGTTCATGACAGAATGGTGGGTATATTACCAGGCTTAATATTAGAGGAGCAAGTAGGGTTTGTGAAGGATAGAAGCATAATGGAAAATGTTTTGTTAACTCAGGAGATAGTCACAGATATGAGGCTCAGAACTAGAGCTGGTCCTAATGTTGTGATCAAACTCGATATGACGAAAGCATATGATAGGTTTTCATGGTTATTTCTTACTAAAGTGCTGAGGAAAGTGGGATTCTCTGAAAGGTTTATTGGGTTGGTATTTGATTTGATTGGAAATAATTGGTATTCAGTTCTAATAAATGGACAGCCACATGGTTTTTTCAAATCATTGGGGGGAGTAAAGCAAGGGGATCTATTGTCTCCGACACGTTTTATTCTGGCTGCTGAAGCTTTGTCAAGGGGATTGAATTCGCTGCATACAAACCTCTACTTTTATGGCTTTGGAATGCCTAAATGGAGCCCAAAAATCAATCATCTTGCATACGCAGATGACACCATAATCTTCAGTTCTTCTGATGCAACTTCTCTTCGACTTATCATGGAGATCCTACAAGTATATGAAAATGCATCGGGACAGCGGTTTAATAAAGGTAAATCTGCTGTATATATTCATCACTTGGTAGATCAAGAAGTAGTAAGGAAAGTGGAGAGGACTACTGGAATTGGTAGGCAGGACTTCCCTTTCACCTATCTGGGATGCCCAATTTTCTATGCTAGGAGGAAGATGGAACACTATCAAGGATTGCTGACCAAAGTCCTTGACAAATTGCAAACCTGGAAAGGTAAACTTCTATCCATTTGGGTAGAGCAGTCTTAATAACTAATGTCTTACAGAGCATGCCCATTCATTTGTTATCCACTATCAATCCTCCTAACTATGTTATTAACAAGCTCCATAAGATGTTTGCAcaattcttttggagtagttctgtGGGTGGTACTAGTAGGCACTGGGCTTCTTGGACCAATATGTGTATGCCATATAAAGAAGGAGGCATTGGATTTAGATCTCTACATGACGTAGCTAAGGCACTTTTTTGCAAGCTTTGGTGGTTTTTCAGGACTAAACCAAGCCTTTGGAGTTCCTTTATGAGccagaaaaattgtaaaaaaatgaATTCTGTGATAGTGCCCTGGAAGGGAGGTTCTCATGTCTGGAGAAAAATGATTGAATGCAGAGAATTAATTGAACATCAAATTTTCTGGCAACCTAGAATGGGCTCATCATTATTCTGGTATGACAATTGGACAGGGCTGGGTGCTTTATACTTTCTTGTTCCTGCAGATTTTGCGATTGATGATAACATACACAATGTTAGTGATGTGGGTGAGCATGGTCGATAGAATGTGGAAAGGATATTGGAGGTCTTACCAGAGGAGTTTGTAACACATATAATTGAAAGAGTTAAGCCTCCAGTTATATCAAATGATTTAGATGTTCCTTTTTGGATGCTAGAAACAAAGGGTAATTTCACTGTAAAGTCAGCATGGGATTATTTAAGGAGGAGGGAGGATCCTAGAAGAGCATATTGTTTGATTTGGATTAAAGGTATGCCTTTTAAAATTGCTTTCTTTATGTGGAAAATATGGAGAGCAAAGCTGCCTCTTGATGACTTCATGCGCAAATTAGGCTATTCAATGGCATCTAAGTGTTGGTTTTGTGCAGAACCAAATGAAGAAACACTAACACACCTATTCTATACAGCAAACGCAGTAAGGACAGTGTGGAAATATTTCCTAAACATGGCAGGAATAGCAACGGAGGGTCTGAGTTTGCATCAGGCAATAACAAAGTGCTGGACAGCAGCTGTATTGCCAAGAATTAAACCAATACTACAAGCCCTACCTTCGTGTATCTGTTGGGAATTATGGaaaaggagaaatatcttaaaACATGGTGAAGTTGTATCTGTTAGTCGGGTTATTTATCAGGTGTCCAACACATTACAATCACTCATAAAACTGAGAAAACTAGGACTGCATGTTCCTCATAAATGGCAGGACATGTTATTGGTGCTCGAGAAT
Coding sequences within:
- the LOC104233273 gene encoding uncharacterized protein, yielding MEQNEKLNNNPTREEIKHVVFGLNGDSAGGPDGFTGLFYQSCWEIIGLILEEQVGFVKDRSIMENVLLTQEIVTDMRLRTRAGPNVVIKLDMTKAYDRFSWLFLTKVLRKVGFSERFIGLVFDLIGNNWYSVLINGQPHGFFKSLGGVKQGDLLSPTRFILAAEALSRGLNSLHTNLYFYGFGMPKWSPKINHLAYADDTIIFSSSDATSLRLIMEILQVYENASGQRFNKGKSAVYIHHLVDQEVVRKVERTTGIGRQDFPFTYLGCPIFYARRKMEHYQGLLTKVLDKLQTWKGLGALYFLVPADFAIDDNIHNVSDVETKGNFTVKSAWDYLRRREDPRRAYCLIWIKGMPFKIAFFMWKIWRAKLPLDDFMRKLGYSMASKCWFCAEPNEETLTHLFYTANAVRTVWKYFLNMAGIATEGLSLHQAITKCWTAAVLPRIKPILQALPSCICWELWKRRNILKHGEVVSVSRVIYQVSNTLQSLIKLRKLGLHVPHKWQDMLLVLENYTPKLKFEKVPWEFPLEGWIKANTDGASRGNPGRSSIGVCLRDEYGDVQYTVGWEINEGSNNEVEAEAMVEPLRISRSLNYSNIWLQTDSLLMKNIIDGIWKPPWNIVEQVEEIRRLKERCNLRISHIFREGNKLSDHLANYALDFGPIEAYPFRDLDNQSRKIVNEDKSQCPYIRVKVSRS